One Vespa crabro chromosome 1, iyVesCrab1.2, whole genome shotgun sequence genomic region harbors:
- the LOC124426914 gene encoding sarcosine dehydrogenase, mitochondrial isoform X1 has product MIRFVRNKFSNWSIKQSRYMSTNLSITASEIQLPEFADVIIIGGGSAGCHALYHLAKRGINTILLEKSKLTSGTTWHTAGLIWNLRGVDDVEMELLNVSINVLSSLEKESGINPGWINNGGLYIAHTNERMAEYKRLVTTCKAFGIGAHIISPNEAKAIFPLLDEKVFQGAIYSSRDGTVDPAMLINSLSKIAKNYGCKIIENCPVTKILTKENIYGLKQVFAVETPYGQINTNIVLNASGAWSNDIAKMVGLNIPLIPIKHAYVVTEAIEAVKNLPNVRDPDISLYFKVQGGSMSIGGYEKYPSMLQLVPKDFAFSLYELDWNVFNVHMESMVQLMPKLANTGIKATVCGPESFTPDHKPIIGEDPRCSGFYYSCGYNSAGMMFGGGCGEQVALWIINGRPDKHMFKYDIRRFIPEQMNNLVWATERSHEAYAKNYDVAFPHDEPLSGRNLKTDPFHDLLVAEGAVMEERQGWERPGWFLKNKTVTILPYKYDTMIIKGNDEYKQILETECTFDFPLYHNTIQEEALACRTNVVLFNMSYLGKFYLCGPDVQKAADYLFTSNTRKKFNRIIYTCMLNHKGGIEGDCTVTSIEPGSSGIVDPIFKDKAFYIVSSGLSTYQTWAHIHNVIKKNNFDVMLHDTTEKIGILSIQGPKSQQVLQTLIEDELSNEKFPYSTSKLVQIKNETVRIFRLSFVGENGFELHIPKQSCKKIYETVTEAGRKYKMKLAGYRALYSLSCEKGYHLWGSDLRIDDNPLEAGLEFICRKTGSYLGKTAIDQLYTNGIKKKLVRLCLNSNIPMWGLETVYRNNQLVGYVRRAEYGYTCGNSIGHAYIKHPNGENITNEYLQTGIYEIEVMGKKYSANIYLKSSFDPRNKQL; this is encoded by the exons atgatccGCTTCGTACGAAATAAG TTCTCAAATTGGTCAATCAAACAAAGTAGATATATGTCAACAAATTTATCTATTACAGCATCAGAAATTCAGTTACCAGAATTTGCagatgttataataattg gtGGTGGTAGTGCAGGATGTCATGCTCTTTATCATTTGGCGAAACGTGGGATTAATACAATACTTttagaaaaatcgaaattaaCTTCTGGTACAACATGGCATACTGCAGGTCTAATATGGAATCTACGTGGTGTTGATGATGTTGAAATGGAATTACTAAATGTTTCTATCAATGTACTCTCatctttagaaaaagaaagtggcATTAACCCAGGATGGATAAATAATGGTGGTCTTTATATCGCTCATACTaat gaGAGAATGGCAGAATATAAACGCTTAGTCACTACTTGCAAAGCATTTGGTATTGGTGCGCATATAATTTCTCCTAATGAAGCAAAAGCAATATTTCCACTTTTAGatgaaaaagtttttcaaGGTGCAATTTATTCTTCAAGAGATGGAACAGTAGATCCTGCTATGTTGATTAATTCCTTGTCAAAAATAGCAAAAAATTATGGTTGTAAG ataatagAAAACTGCCCAGTaactaaaatattaacaaaagaaaatatatatggtTTGAAACAAGTTTTTGCTGTAGAAACACCATATGGACaaattaatactaatattgtACTTAATGCTTCTGGAGCTTGGTCAAATGACATAGCTAAAATGGTAGGTTTAAATATTCcattaataccgataaaacATGCATATGTTGTTACTGAAGCAATAGAAGCTGTTAAAAATTTACCGAATGTAAGAGATCCAGATATCAGTTTATACTTTAAAGTACAGGGTGGCTCTATGAGTATAGGAGGCTATGAAAAATATCCTAGTATGCTACAATTG GTACCTAAGGATTTTGCATTTAGTTTATATGAGTTAGATTGGAATGTATTTAATGTACATATGGAGTCAATGGTTCAATTAATGCCAAAACTTGCAAATACTGGTATAAAAGCAACAGTTTGTGGCCCAGAAAGCTTTACACCTGATCACAAGCCTATTATAG gtGAGGATCCACGTTGTTCAggcttttattattcttgtggATATAATAGTGCAGGAATGATGTTTGGTGGTGGATGTGGAGAACAGGTAGCATTATGGATAATTAATGGACGTCCTGATAAacatatgtttaaatatgataTTCGAAG atttataccagaacaaatgaataatttagtTTGGGCTACTGAAAGATCTCATGAAGCTTATGCAAAAAATTATGACGTGGCTTTTCCTCATGATGAACCATTAAGTGGCAGAAATCTCAAAACTGACCCTTTTCATGAT ctACTTGTTGCGGAAGGAGCAGTTATGGAGGAACGTCAAGGATGGGAGAGACCAGGATGgtttctaaaaaataaaacagtgACTATTTTGCCTTATAAATATGatacaatgataattaaagGAAATGATGAATATAAGCAAATTTTAGAAACAGAATGTACATTTGACTTTCCCCTCTATCATAATACA atacaGGAAGAAGCATTGGCCTGTAGAACTAATGTAGTACTGTTCAACATGTCTTATCTTGGAAAATTCTATCTTTGTGGGCCAGATGTACAAAAAGCTGCAGATTATCTTTTTACATCAAAtactagaaaaaaatttaatagaataatttatacttGTATGCTTAATCACAAAGGAGGTATAGAAGGAGACTGTACTGTTACTAGTATAGAACCGGGTTCAAGTGGTATTGTTGATCCTATATTTAAGGACAAAGCATTTTACATAG TTTCAAGTGGATTATCAACATATCAAACATGGGCTCATATTcataatgttataaaaaagaataattttgatgTTATGTTGCATGATACTACAGAAAAAATAGGCATTCTATCTATACAGGGCCCTAAAAG CCAGCAAGTACTACAAACACTGATAGAAGATGAATTATCCAATGAAAAATTTCCATATTCAACTAGTAAGTtagtacaaataaaaaatgaaacagtACGTATATTCAGACTTAGTTTTGTTGGTGAAAATGGTTTTGAACTTCATATACCAAAGCAgtcatgtaaaaaaatttatgaaactgTAACTGAAGCTGGTCGAAAGTATAAAATGAAACTAGCTGGATATCGAGCATTATATAGCTTAAGTTGTGAAAAAG GATATCATCTGTGGGGTTCAGATCTAAGAATAGATGATAATCCTTTGGAAGCAGGTTTAGAATTTATTTGTCGCAAAACTGGTTCATATTTAGGAAAAACAGCAATTGATCAACTTTATACAAatggaattaaaaagaaattagtacGTCTATGTCTCAATAG cAATATTCCCATGTGGGGATTAGAGActgtatatagaaataatcaaTTAGTTGGATATGTAAGAAGAGCAGAATATGGCTACACATGTGGTAATAGTATTGGACATGC atatattaaaCATCCTAATggagaaaatattacaaatgagTATTTACAAACAGGGATTTATGAAATTGAAGTTatgggaaaaaaatattctgctaacatatatttaaaaagttcaTTTGATCCTCGAAATAAACAACTGTAA
- the LOC124426914 gene encoding sarcosine dehydrogenase, mitochondrial isoform X2, producing MELLNVSINVLSSLEKESGINPGWINNGGLYIAHTNERMAEYKRLVTTCKAFGIGAHIISPNEAKAIFPLLDEKVFQGAIYSSRDGTVDPAMLINSLSKIAKNYGCKIIENCPVTKILTKENIYGLKQVFAVETPYGQINTNIVLNASGAWSNDIAKMVGLNIPLIPIKHAYVVTEAIEAVKNLPNVRDPDISLYFKVQGGSMSIGGYEKYPSMLQLVPKDFAFSLYELDWNVFNVHMESMVQLMPKLANTGIKATVCGPESFTPDHKPIIGEDPRCSGFYYSCGYNSAGMMFGGGCGEQVALWIINGRPDKHMFKYDIRRFIPEQMNNLVWATERSHEAYAKNYDVAFPHDEPLSGRNLKTDPFHDLLVAEGAVMEERQGWERPGWFLKNKTVTILPYKYDTMIIKGNDEYKQILETECTFDFPLYHNTIQEEALACRTNVVLFNMSYLGKFYLCGPDVQKAADYLFTSNTRKKFNRIIYTCMLNHKGGIEGDCTVTSIEPGSSGIVDPIFKDKAFYIVSSGLSTYQTWAHIHNVIKKNNFDVMLHDTTEKIGILSIQGPKSQQVLQTLIEDELSNEKFPYSTSKLVQIKNETVRIFRLSFVGENGFELHIPKQSCKKIYETVTEAGRKYKMKLAGYRALYSLSCEKGYHLWGSDLRIDDNPLEAGLEFICRKTGSYLGKTAIDQLYTNGIKKKLVRLCLNSNIPMWGLETVYRNNQLVGYVRRAEYGYTCGNSIGHAYIKHPNGENITNEYLQTGIYEIEVMGKKYSANIYLKSSFDPRNKQL from the exons ATGGAATTACTAAATGTTTCTATCAATGTACTCTCatctttagaaaaagaaagtggcATTAACCCAGGATGGATAAATAATGGTGGTCTTTATATCGCTCATACTaat gaGAGAATGGCAGAATATAAACGCTTAGTCACTACTTGCAAAGCATTTGGTATTGGTGCGCATATAATTTCTCCTAATGAAGCAAAAGCAATATTTCCACTTTTAGatgaaaaagtttttcaaGGTGCAATTTATTCTTCAAGAGATGGAACAGTAGATCCTGCTATGTTGATTAATTCCTTGTCAAAAATAGCAAAAAATTATGGTTGTAAG ataatagAAAACTGCCCAGTaactaaaatattaacaaaagaaaatatatatggtTTGAAACAAGTTTTTGCTGTAGAAACACCATATGGACaaattaatactaatattgtACTTAATGCTTCTGGAGCTTGGTCAAATGACATAGCTAAAATGGTAGGTTTAAATATTCcattaataccgataaaacATGCATATGTTGTTACTGAAGCAATAGAAGCTGTTAAAAATTTACCGAATGTAAGAGATCCAGATATCAGTTTATACTTTAAAGTACAGGGTGGCTCTATGAGTATAGGAGGCTATGAAAAATATCCTAGTATGCTACAATTG GTACCTAAGGATTTTGCATTTAGTTTATATGAGTTAGATTGGAATGTATTTAATGTACATATGGAGTCAATGGTTCAATTAATGCCAAAACTTGCAAATACTGGTATAAAAGCAACAGTTTGTGGCCCAGAAAGCTTTACACCTGATCACAAGCCTATTATAG gtGAGGATCCACGTTGTTCAggcttttattattcttgtggATATAATAGTGCAGGAATGATGTTTGGTGGTGGATGTGGAGAACAGGTAGCATTATGGATAATTAATGGACGTCCTGATAAacatatgtttaaatatgataTTCGAAG atttataccagaacaaatgaataatttagtTTGGGCTACTGAAAGATCTCATGAAGCTTATGCAAAAAATTATGACGTGGCTTTTCCTCATGATGAACCATTAAGTGGCAGAAATCTCAAAACTGACCCTTTTCATGAT ctACTTGTTGCGGAAGGAGCAGTTATGGAGGAACGTCAAGGATGGGAGAGACCAGGATGgtttctaaaaaataaaacagtgACTATTTTGCCTTATAAATATGatacaatgataattaaagGAAATGATGAATATAAGCAAATTTTAGAAACAGAATGTACATTTGACTTTCCCCTCTATCATAATACA atacaGGAAGAAGCATTGGCCTGTAGAACTAATGTAGTACTGTTCAACATGTCTTATCTTGGAAAATTCTATCTTTGTGGGCCAGATGTACAAAAAGCTGCAGATTATCTTTTTACATCAAAtactagaaaaaaatttaatagaataatttatacttGTATGCTTAATCACAAAGGAGGTATAGAAGGAGACTGTACTGTTACTAGTATAGAACCGGGTTCAAGTGGTATTGTTGATCCTATATTTAAGGACAAAGCATTTTACATAG TTTCAAGTGGATTATCAACATATCAAACATGGGCTCATATTcataatgttataaaaaagaataattttgatgTTATGTTGCATGATACTACAGAAAAAATAGGCATTCTATCTATACAGGGCCCTAAAAG CCAGCAAGTACTACAAACACTGATAGAAGATGAATTATCCAATGAAAAATTTCCATATTCAACTAGTAAGTtagtacaaataaaaaatgaaacagtACGTATATTCAGACTTAGTTTTGTTGGTGAAAATGGTTTTGAACTTCATATACCAAAGCAgtcatgtaaaaaaatttatgaaactgTAACTGAAGCTGGTCGAAAGTATAAAATGAAACTAGCTGGATATCGAGCATTATATAGCTTAAGTTGTGAAAAAG GATATCATCTGTGGGGTTCAGATCTAAGAATAGATGATAATCCTTTGGAAGCAGGTTTAGAATTTATTTGTCGCAAAACTGGTTCATATTTAGGAAAAACAGCAATTGATCAACTTTATACAAatggaattaaaaagaaattagtacGTCTATGTCTCAATAG cAATATTCCCATGTGGGGATTAGAGActgtatatagaaataatcaaTTAGTTGGATATGTAAGAAGAGCAGAATATGGCTACACATGTGGTAATAGTATTGGACATGC atatattaaaCATCCTAATggagaaaatattacaaatgagTATTTACAAACAGGGATTTATGAAATTGAAGTTatgggaaaaaaatattctgctaacatatatttaaaaagttcaTTTGATCCTCGAAATAAACAACTGTAA